The Clavelina lepadiformis chromosome 1, kaClaLepa1.1, whole genome shotgun sequence genome segment AATTAGCATTTCCAAGTATTAACATCATCTCAAAACAACATTATCTGACTCATGTGCCAACGTAAGCATTTATAGAAACCCTTCGTTCCTCTGGAAGAACATGGGGTATAatatgtaatgaaatgattgtttatcgttccttagcctgtaagggggaccacttcaattacaatgtttctcTGTTGAATAGtttaatgtcctcgaagtgaatgagtctcaggtcgttgtttcgcttttcttaatcttagaattaattgtacacctcgacaattaattaattgtacctttatattctgattatattgaagcttcattgaacgaataaatcaaaataacatgtgataaataaggtacctgtgcctaataaggcccggtccctaataaaGCCCATttctcatatttcgcaaacccgtgcaaataaaagaaaaattttatccctatataaaaactaatataaattcatgatggtttaccagattttaTCCTTTTCACGTGATCacccgattcgctagagcacaacaaaaatttgatatttgcagttaaggtggttttgttaatttagaaaaaaagtaagtgagaatttggccggttaaatgaactgtagtcagccggctgaagttttcatgtaacaaccaacttagtattgaaaaggataatgcacttttttttgcaaaaatttttctgataataaaaatgtgacatttttttcgtggatgccacatgctcctaataaggcccaatttttggaatttttaatttctctataaaaattttttggggggttttcaggtattgtggttttaatatgttgtagtcatataccctaactattagaatacgatttttcagtctattttcatttgtggttcttgagttattttcaaaaaagtgttaggtgggccttaattggtacaggtaccttatatcaattaatgtaatataaaattgtgtgcgacatagaattctcgtctatcgaatcagcgaagcataacactgcgtgacgtaatccaTTGCTTCCCTCTTattgtgcgtgcattttgatttattcagtcttttttcagtcgtacgttcaacgccgcaacatgtctatatgctgttgctgtcataatgttctatcttgatgtaatcgttcaaagaaacttcaaatataatccgactatacagttgtcattcctgtgtcattattgctgaagtctatcaaagttcactgttgaGATATACACgagtaaacagactttgtaaggaagtgggcaaaccttacaggttaaggtaccatataccacttttcattacaaacacattgtaacagcaacagcataaagacatgttgcggcgttaaACATACGACTGATAAGTGATgactcgtaatgcacgcacagtaacagGGAAGCAATAGATTACGTCACGCGGttttatgcttcactgattcgatagatgagaattctatgtcgtacacaattttatattacattaattgatatatttatcacaaatataACATTCGGTGTTTTGTTGCTACATACGTTCAAGATGTTCTTCCTGATTTTGGGAGACTAGAATTGGTAATGTTGTGTGAAACTATGTACGTGTCTCTTGTTAGAAAGTATGTAGTGATTCCAGAGGACGAGGTCTTAAATACTTACGCTACGAAATTGCCAAAATGAactgtttgaaattaaatattcACATATTGTGAGTCCACAAGTTTTTCATGTTATAATTTGAACATTAAACTTTTAATACCTCAAATAATCGATTTAAGtgggtttatttgattttatttctgtttgaaTTTGTTCTAACAAAGTACATGAAATTTGTTATTATATAGGTTAGGAACCAcatattttagcttaaatttaggttattttgaacatatttgttgTGATTGTTAGCATAAATGTcgtatttgtatttgaaaAGTGAATCAAATAATCGTAGCACTTGTGCGCGTTGGCATTCCCAGATCATTAAAAAGAAACCTCTTTATATTTTGAGGAAAGAAATTTgggtaatgaaatttgtaaaaaaatgtcCGCCTACTGTACTTGCACAGGAGtacttttaagttgtttcGACCTTTTTCAACCTTGCATTTAGTGGAAATGTTCATAAATTTACGGCATTGCACGAAtgagaaagtttttaaacagtGATGAAATGTCACCAACTCAATATTAATGCGATATTTATCGAGGTAACAGCAACTATTAAGTCAGTAACTCTgactgtgtcaagtggttCCATATATTACATGACACGAATGAGATTAAGCCACTAGTCTCACACTTATAACGAAGTAAGCGCCAATCACATCGTATGATGGGTTTTAGTTAACCAACATTGTTTCCAGTGCATCGGTGGGACGTAGTCAGCCATAAAAAGGCGTTGCAAACTGTATGTTGGCAGATTTATGGGTACTTGACCACAATAAAGTATGggaaatgttttttcaacgaAATCGGCGTCTTATTAgacaatgataaaaattttggactAGGCCTAATGACGGTCACTTTTTTCCAGtgtataggcctaggcctacactgtaaaaaatcttttctaattataagtcagtgagacaattgaGACTAATAGTTAGTCTTCCAACGAAAAGTATGGCTTATAGTTAGTCtcaattgtctcactgacttataattagaaaagattttttacagtgtagtTGGTGAagaattgtttggtttaaaaagaataatatttgaaaagcaaaatttttaagtaaatggCCTTCAGTAGGCTGTATAAGAACTTGTATACACTGGCTGTATGAAAAATGTTGACCCTGGTTTGTTTAGCCtggaaaatataaatataggaaatataataattttgtaGTCAGTTTCGATATCGTTAGCCTAGTATTTGTGTTCACCTGAATGCAGATGATATTCAGCGAATCTATTCTAGTTTGGGTTTGTATCGGCCTAACTCTACAGGCAGCCTTGCAAGTGCCTTCTATTATGgcatgaaagaaaataatggACGCACTCCGACACTATGCTTAGATTTTAGGAAACACTTAACATGATAAATGCTGAGTAAGTTCTgagaagaaaaaaattttgaatcagAAAAGTAAACACAAGGGGAAGGAATTTGAAGGATTATGGAAAAGGtttgtgacaaaaataaacatatagcCAATATGGTaaagtttatcataattttaattgatgaTTTTATGTCTCATAGTTGTTTCAAGTTTACTAATTTGCTTCGTTGACAAGGCTAAAAAGATTATCATGAAAAGTAGTTTGATTTCAAGGCTGGTgtttaattacaaatatatCCGTAATTTTGTCTCTAATTAAACTTAGCTTCCCTTCATTTCCTCAAGTTTAACCATTTGTCGACTTGGCGAAAACCACTGCTAAGAATTATTGTTTAATTCGATAGACTGCCTAATTATGTATACatagtttaattttgttttatagagTTTAAAATTATGATGATCGAATCATTCGACTCAAGTAAGATCGATTTCATCCGGATTGGAATGACGGTCGCCACAAATGCTCTCCTTGAGAGGAAAGGTGAAAGAATGGCACTTGCTCTCACTAAGGGTTGGAGAGATCTTCTTTACATTGGAAATTAGTCCAGACTGAAATTATTCAACCTCGTAAGCTGATCAACTCTGATATTTCCAGTTGACAATGCAGTTGTATTAAGCTACTACCCACTGGTGACGCTAAATGtgggttttgtatttttcgtctttgcttattttatagtttctATGGTTTTAAATACTTAATCAGAGATGGGTTTATTAccactttttactttgatttaaagcagcggttcttaaccttttcgATCTGCTTTCCCATTAAAGCCAACCAAAAAACTCAAATTTCCCCTTCCTGATTTTCTAGTTTTCCGTTAGttttattacagtaaataCGCTTAAGCTAGTGTCTGACTAGAGCTCAAGTAGGCCTCACTTCTGTATGTAATTAtagtagtttatttgtttcatgCTGTTGTAGCTAGAAATAGAAACAAGTGAGGACTCAAACTAATTATGACATTATTTGTGCATATGGTTGTGCCTGCCTGTACAAACTCAACACCCAAAGCAACCCATTTGTTCAAAACTGTTGCCCATCCTGGGATTACATCttctgatataaaatataacatctCACACTCCTCTATGCTCAGGTTCAATGAAAGTAGAACAATATTATCCGGCCCAGCAGGTGGCGTTATGTGGTACGCTATGACCTCATTTGAAGACCAACATAGCATTTGGGTACAACATGAGAGGTATGGTGCCGCTAATATATCCAGTATCAGTGTGAGCATGTACGTTGCATGCATGCACAAGCtagataaatattaataagattaTGTAAGTTATGTCCTTGTGTTGTCATCGTGGTATCCCAGCCATTTATTCCAGTGCTTGGTGTTGTGGCCGTGTGGCTCGACACTTGTTTATAGAATTTGTGAATATCCTGACCAGTTCTTTGTTCTGTAATAAAGAATGTTTTTGTGACATGCAAATACTtaaattgtgatgaaatttatAACACTATTTACACAGGAACATCAACAGATCTAAGTCGATACGGTGAGGAATATGAGCATGTGTTCAAGTCTACTATAGCTGGTGTCACCATACAAGCACCACaggtattttgttttcaaatcttaaattaaagcaaaacttCAACAATGGCACAAATTTTCCTGTTAATGTCAACATAAggacaaagtttgtttttatttcaatgtgccGATATGTACTAGTATGTGTTGTTTGGACTCTACAtgctttgttatatttttgtgtatatgttgtatttactatcttgttttctttcaagctttttgatgttttttacctttttagcttttacaaattaaaGTGGACGTTCAAAATTTGGAGAAAGACGACTTGTCTCATTTGTTCTTGTCTCGTTTTGCATTATTTCTACTTACAGTAGAATATGTTgtcttattttatttgatttctatgacagttgaacattttcatcacagcTTGACATCGACACAGTCGCAGCAAGGTCTGGTCTATGCAATTTTTCCGGTTGGGATTGTTTGTTGTCAGCCCAAGTCCTCCCTGAATCTGCTGGGGCCCACCCAGGCATCACTTGCTTCAGTAAGAGGATTCGCTAACTGTGACGCCAATCTGTGTCTGGAAATGTTGTTGCCAGAGCAAATGTTGTACGACAGGTAACAATATGATTTGTGATgattagggcaaccagttttttgacctaaaaattttaaattttgtccttaaaatttgcaaattttgaccttattttgttGCGGTACAAGATTAGAGagaaacggaagaataatattacaaaatggttacaaaattacaagttcaATAGATTTTGTCctaaaaaaagacctaacgaaacaatttaaccgtattttgacctaacgtaacattttgactttatctgacctaataacttctataccacacgtcgtacaaagctgaaatttgttttgtgcttgtttcatagcattctgagcaggtaaaaaaaattgaccatattgacttttggttgccctagtgatgatgtaaagttttgttaaatatcaatgctaaatttttattgctgcaCCTATGTGTATGCTGTGCTATTGTCTTATTACAAGTGATTAAATCACAAACCGTGCATAATTGCATCAATCCGAGGTAACTTATAAAGCAATTGTGAAGATAACATGCTACAAATGGTATCTTGGTCGTAGTTTAGGCTACTACTGTCACTAAACGTTAattaaaatggcaaaatttaCACACCTAAGTATGCTCTGATTCTCTCTGCATAAGATCTTACCAGACATAAGAGCAAATGCATGTCGTCAACTGCATGCATCGACTGTTTATTACAAtaagtgatgtcataataaagCATGTGTTGTGCAGATGTCAAGTTATTTCGATGGAGGTCATCTCGACATTAGCGTCCATTTCATTGAGGACCTGTCAGGTGATTCACGGTCCAGCGATCATCATCGACAAGAATAGCACAATCTTGGTGGAATCTGACTGCAAAGCAGAGATGACTAAGAAAGGTATTGCGTTATGACATCATGGTTGCGTATGACCATGTAttgcattatgacatcatggtGACACCACTTAGAGTTTGATGAGGGTAGTCTCTTTCTTACATGATAGATTGACAACATCATTGTAGCTTGCCGTTATTAGAAATggtaattttgtgaaaattcacTTATTCAGGTGATGTCACCATCATGGTAGGGAAGGGAAAGCCGAAGCATATTGGCAAGGAATTGAACGCCATCCAACTCTCTATATTTTCACACAGGTCAGTGTTATTTCGTAGATACAGTTTTTGGAAGCAAGTTTTATAACTGacaataactggaaaattgaatatcaaatgCATGCAATGACCATTGCGGTAGTTGTAAGGTGTGGCTGGGTTCTGGGTCATTCtctgttattttaaatatataggtGTTATTTTGTGGACTGAATTTTTCGAAGCGATTTTTATGACTGACTATTTACCCAAATGACAATAACTGGGAAATTGAATATCCAATGCATGCAATGATTATGGGGGTAGTTGCAAGGGAGGTTGGGTTATTTGTCATTCCCgattaacttttattgtgtGTGTGCTAGACTGGGATCACTGGTCTTATCAATATATTATAACCTCTGACCTTTGACATCAAAGGTTCACGAGCATTGCAGAACAGATGGGTAGGATTCTACAACGGACAGCAATACCCAGTTACCCACTAACATTAAGGTATTTGTCTGGCTTGAACTCGTcatattttaacatgtttgttatttatacattactggtctagataatcgtccaacactgcttttatttgtttggtcttatttctgcgaatttattgcaccaagatttctcagcccttgacattttatctgtGCTTCAGTCGTTGAAAGTCCTGTATAGTCTTGTGCAAATATGTTATTGATAACTGAGTAGGTGTAGTTCTATTTTGATCATTCTGTGTCATTAGAACActcattgtttattgtgtaacattacatgaatCGACAGGAACGACTTGACTTCTCGTGCGCTCTTTTCGGACCCGATGGTGGTCTTGTTTCCAACGTTCCTCACATCCCAGGCCGTCTAGGGGCCATGTTGGATGGCGTGTAGTACCAGATGTGGGCGATAGAGATCAATGAAGGAGATTGCATCGTTTCCAATCATCCATGTGCTGGAGGAGTTCATCTTCCTGTTTACTCTCGTGAGTATGATCATGTGATATGCTTAGTgatgtgataaatgttatagatctGATCACGAAGTTTATCATATgatgttcaaaaatttcatggtTGTGTAGCAACGGTGTTTGTGTTAACCAACCGCtactgaaacattttaagaagCTTGCGATTGATGCTGGGATGTGATTGGGATTTATGTGATAATGTTCTGGATGATGTGCTTTCTCGGATCATATGatgctgaaaagtttcatggtAGTTGTTGTGTGAAATGACGAATTGGTTTCTGGTTTTGTAATGAGTCAGAATTACctttaaaccagtggttccc includes the following:
- the LOC143460364 gene encoding uncharacterized protein LOC143460364, with the protein product MRGTSTDLSRYGEEYEHVFKSTIAGVTIQAPQLLQIKVDVQNLEKDDLSHLFLSRFALFLLTVEYVVLFYLISMTVEHFHHSLTSTQSQQGLVYAIFPVGIVCCQPKSSLNLLGPTQASLASVRGFANCDANLCLEMLLPEQMLYDRCQVISMEVISTLASISLRTCQVIHGPAIIIDKNSTILVESDCKAEMTKKGDVTIMVGKGKPKHIGKELNAIQLSIFSHRFTSIAEQMGRILQRTAIPSYPLTLRNDLTSRALFSDPMVVLFPTFLTSQAV